In Cervus elaphus chromosome 7, mCerEla1.1, whole genome shotgun sequence, the following proteins share a genomic window:
- the ARMH2 gene encoding armadillo-like helical domain-containing protein 2, which yields MAKTQAYYVQFWTQVLQYFVGLYHRLQKCWAAVKGFCTKKEEEYIPPAESIFHKEKIMMLGNILTDNSLALEQRAQAAYRIGLLAFTGGPTAGNFAGEYMKEVAHLLKDYEMVPKIKILLLQSVASWCYLNPVSQKRAKHLHFIPILVDLFDDKLESTMKSETNSSLLVKFWGCYVLSVMTCNNLPCMQELKHCSSLKYHLEILASENWSGWPENFAEVLYFLIGFHRH from the exons ATGGCAAAGACTCAGGCTTATTATGTGCAGTTTTGGACTCAGGTTCTTCAGTATTTCGTGGGGCTATATCACCGCCtccagaaatgctgggctgccgTTAAGGGCTTCTGCACTAAGAAGGAGGAAGAATACATCCCTCCAGCTGAGAgtatttttcataaagaaaaaataatgatgctTGGCAATATTTTGACAGATAATTCTCTAGCCCTTGAACAGAGAGCTCAAGCTGCCTATAGAATCGGACTGTTGGCCTTTACAG GAGGACCCACTGCTGGAAATTTTGCAGGGGAGTACATGAAAGAAGTAGCTCACTTGTTGAAAGATTACGAGATGGTACCCAAAATAAAGATCCTGCTGCTCCAGAGTGTCGCATCTTGGTGTTACTTAAACCCTGTCAGCCAGAAAAGAGCCAAACATTTGCACTTTATTCCTATTCTCGTCGATCTTTTTGATGACAAACTTGAGTCTACTatgaaaagtgaaacaaacagCAGCCTCCTGGTTAAATTTTGGGGTTGCTATGTTCTCTCTGTCATGACATGCAATAACTTGCCTTGTATGCAGGAGCTTAAACACTGCAGTTCTCTGAAATATCACTTGGAAATATTGGCCAGTGAGAATTGGTCTGGATGGCCCGAGAATTTTGCAGAGGTGCTATATTTCCTCATTGGTTTTCACAGGCATTAA